The DNA segment ACactaataaaattttttcctgaGCAGAAAGGGGGCTTAATTGCTTTCTTGAATGAGCCAAATGAGATATGACGGTGATTGCATGTGGAGCTACTCAACTAATTTTCAGCGTATATATGCTTTTTACTGAGCCGAAAAAATGAGAGACCATGCTCTTGCATCACACTTTGCATGCTGACTATGCAAACTCATAGGCATGTGGCTGCATGAGCACGTACTAAATAAAAGAGACAAGCACTCTGCAATTACAGAACCGCAGCCTGCACAAAGTGGCCGATTCAAGTGAGAGCAAAGCTGCTTTACAGGCAACCAAAGGCGTTACGAAGGCGTTGTAGGCGTTACCAAAACAAAGTAACCAAATATGTCACTTGTTACGCTAAAAAAAGGAACGcattaccgccctacgttagctacaaaaaggtaacgcgttaccgttaccaaaAAAAGTATGGCACGTTACGTTGCCATTACTCCATCGCAACAAATTATCAGTGCGTCTTTACAGCACGAACTcatgataacaattttataaggcTCATATTTCACAgcacgcgtttacatgaacccagtaccggTTTTCGGCCCGACAACTTGACAACCAGGCCCTGTTGGGTTCACGTAAGTGCCGCTATCGGCTCAAGGGCcacctatgaggaatatttgcagctgcattctttACTTGTATTGCCCCCTGGGTTACTGCgccctgcgctgggcaaggaacaaagCTGTTCTTCCAcatgtcctgaatagggagcccccttcctgtgttttggcccCTTGCACcacaagctcgagcaaaaaaaagtagaaaacccttccgaatacagcccaagaaagaaaaaaggaaagagagctCAAGTCCAttgaagttctgagtaaaaacctgcgcgcacgaacacagacagccaagaggttggtggtagaaTGTAGTAGCggcaaaatattctgacgccagatgaaGCCACGTCCGCTAGTTAAGTTTGGCACGAATtgcaaatccccgcagaaaatgcATACACAACATACAGAGCCTGTAAAGCGCAAACTCTAAGCTCGATATGGATTATAATTGCAGCTTgacaataaataaagaaaaagggaggaaatattGCGGATGAAAGTCTCATCTTGGctgttttttcacgagatgacatgaaaaCAGACATATcaaaaattgcaatttttctgaatatttacctctcatttgtaaaaaaagaaacttaaaaaataatatctgtccaCATTTCCTCCATGCACTAAAGAAGAACACGCTGCCACAGACCCCATGATGATCGACCCATTTTTACAtgcgctacagcttctgaaatttcccatgtatttcctgtggacactgtcactggtgaaccctcttaactgCATGTTTTTGTGCCAACATTCGTGCACTCCAGATGGCAGATGCTAATGCAAATGCCAGCCTTGGTTCAAAGTGCTTGATGCCTGGTTTAGTCAGGGAAGCTGACATACAGTTGTCTGTGGCACAAAAGGCATGCCTGATATTCTGAAAAATCTTTTTTCAAAACAGAGAACCACAATTCGCCTTGGTGTATGCAGCTGCACTTTTTGATGATTATTTGCTATCAATATTCAATCGGTCCAGCACATAATTTTAAGAAACAAAAGCCAAgttacaaagcaaaaaaaagagcaaaaactcCCATGTCATTAGTTACATCACATTACCGGTCATGTACAGATTGCAGATTCGTAATCAGTGCAGAAGATATGCTATCATCAGTAGCATATGCCCATCATTATTGTTCAAGCGTCCCGGTACTGCTCACCTCCCCAGTCTCATTTGTGGTGCCAACAGTCAGGTCAAGGTCTTGGGCTGCCTTGCGAGGagctgcaaaaaaaacaaaaaaagaagtcgaCCTCATGGAAAGCAAATACACTGCGTCCTCTCAAGGCCTGCCTCTGCTGAAGGGACGTGGAATGGCTGTTTTTGTTGGGAGAACACTGAAGAGTCACCAAGCACGCAAGCTCGCTGTACACCAGAGCAGCCAAAATAAATACCTTTTGACATTGGCCGAGCTGGTGGCACAGCAGGGGTGACATCAGCCCGAGGAGGGGCGACATCAGCCCGCGGAGGGGCGACATCAGCCCGCGGAGGGGCGACATCAGCCCGCGGAGGGGCAACATCAGCCCGCGGAGGGGCAACAGGCGGTGCGGCAAGTGGCGAGGCCACATCAAGTGGCAATACTGGAGCAATGGTGCCGAGGGAATGACTGTGCACTAGAAGAAGAGGGTACAGGGATGAAGACATTGTTTCCTGTGGTATCAAAGACAGGACTAGATCATCAGTGAATGGTATTTAAAGATACATTACTCTCCTACATTTATGCAAGCACAGTGCCAGATTGACTACGAACAAGCCGTTACAAGCAGCACTTGAATGCTCAGCAGTGCAGCCCTACATTGGGTATATCAGACAGAACcatcaaaaaaacaaacattgttttgaaaaatgtccATTTTCACTCTGACCACCACTGAACAATCACCTACTGGATGCTTGTTCCAAAAAAATGtggtcacaaaattattttcgctGGATACAAATTCCATGGAATCATGATTTGCAATATGCAAATGAACTACAAGAGGAATTGAAGGCTAAAGCTTGCCTGAGGTAACATGCATGTATGCTTACTTGCAGAGTTGACAGCCTGAGTAGCACTGTCTCCTTCCCAGAAAACCTTGTCAATCGCGGCACTCACATTTTCATTCTGTGAATGATCTAAAGAAAAAACCAAAAACTTGCACGCTGGATAAAGAGTACGTACATCAAGCAGAATGAATTTATGCTAGATTAAAACTTCTACCTAAATTACAAGCACTACATAAAATATGTAACCAACAAGTCAATTGTAGGAAATGCACAATATCAAACATTGTACACATCCAATACATGCgagaacaaactatgcacagcTGACCATAACTTCAAGAGCCACCTGAAACTCAGGAGTCATCCCCATATAACAGTACTGACGTGACACTGATGAATTTCAAATGTGGTTTTTCACCTCACCGTGCCTACGCAGTACTGCTAACATTTTATTATTATGTTGCTTGCAGAATGATAATTATAAGAGCGTATGCAAGCATGAAAATAACGTATGAGGGGGAATCAGaaaatcttttatttttttttatccgaaTGACTGCTGTAAATGTGGAGTAAACATATTCATTCTCATCGGTGAACTTTTCTTGGAACAGCCCGCCATCTGCTGGCTGTTATCGGGCGGAAATGCTCAAGAATTCTTGATGTGAAGAATGCGGTTATCCTCCAAAACAATGCAAGGCCACATGTGGCAATCAGAACCGCCGAC comes from the Amblyomma americanum isolate KBUSLIRL-KWMA chromosome 1, ASM5285725v1, whole genome shotgun sequence genome and includes:
- the LOC144103914 gene encoding uncharacterized protein LOC144103914, which codes for MHSHSLGTIAPVLPLDVASPLAAPPVAPPRADVAPPRADVAPPRADVAPPRADVAPPRADVTPAVPPARPMSKAPRKAAQDLDLTVGTTNETGEVHVGHGHYIDPGTWERLLTANNDSAFCKQLAVRL